In one window of Skermanella rosea DNA:
- a CDS encoding amino acid ABC transporter permease translates to MDYQFQFGDVFASSEELLAGAWLTIQLSGSAMLIGLAVAVACALVKTSGPKPARWLVNGYVEVIRNTPFLVQIFLIFFGLPSLGLRLSPYEAALVAMVVNVGAYATEIIRAGIESIQKGQVEAGMALGLSKLQVFRHVVLIPALRAVYPALTSQFILLMLTSSVVSAISAEELTSVANDIQSQTFRSFEIYIVVTVMYLVMSLMFSALFAGIYRAVFSYADRR, encoded by the coding sequence TTGGATTACCAGTTCCAATTCGGCGACGTGTTCGCCTCATCCGAAGAGTTGCTGGCCGGCGCCTGGCTGACCATCCAGCTCTCCGGGTCGGCCATGCTGATCGGCCTCGCGGTCGCCGTGGCCTGCGCCCTGGTCAAGACCTCGGGACCGAAACCGGCTCGCTGGCTGGTCAACGGGTACGTGGAGGTGATCCGCAACACCCCGTTCCTGGTGCAGATCTTCCTGATCTTCTTCGGCCTGCCGAGCCTCGGCCTGCGCCTGTCGCCCTACGAGGCGGCGCTGGTGGCGATGGTCGTCAATGTCGGCGCCTACGCGACCGAGATCATCCGCGCCGGAATCGAATCGATCCAAAAAGGCCAGGTCGAGGCCGGGATGGCCCTCGGCCTGAGCAAGCTCCAGGTTTTCCGCCATGTGGTGCTGATCCCGGCGCTGCGGGCGGTCTATCCCGCGCTGACCAGCCAGTTCATCCTGCTGATGCTGACCTCGAGCGTCGTCTCCGCCATCTCGGCGGAGGAACTGACCTCGGTCGCCAACGACATACAGTCCCAGACCTTCCGCAGCTTCGAGATCTACATCGTCGTGACGGTCATGTACTTGGTGATGTCCCTGATGTTCTCGGCGCTGTTCGCCGGCATCTACCGTGCCGTCTTCTCCTACGCCGACCGCCGCTGA
- a CDS encoding 2-keto-4-pentenoate hydratase, whose amino-acid sequence MTETDLSAAADLLLDARRTGAWLTELPESARPRTLEEAYAIQDLLVRRKGGVAGWKVGAPSPTAEPIRGAIASDTIHESPARLPASGFNVIGAEAELVYRFAFPLPLRDKPYDLEEVLAAVGSVHAAIEIADTRYKVWKSVDQFSQIADQTSHGVLVVGTGTTDWRGIEPVNEPVTLWVDDRREFETIGGNSAGDPRRMLLWLANVGSRGRGGIKAGDQVTSGSTCGTIFVKAPCRLTAEFPGVGKAVLDIV is encoded by the coding sequence GTGACCGAAACAGACCTGTCCGCAGCCGCCGACCTGCTGCTCGACGCCCGGCGCACCGGCGCGTGGCTGACGGAACTTCCCGAATCCGCGCGGCCCCGTACCCTGGAGGAGGCCTACGCGATCCAGGACCTGCTCGTCCGCCGCAAGGGCGGGGTGGCCGGCTGGAAGGTCGGGGCGCCGTCTCCCACCGCGGAGCCGATCCGCGGAGCCATCGCGTCCGACACCATCCACGAGAGCCCGGCCCGGCTTCCCGCCTCGGGCTTCAACGTGATCGGCGCCGAGGCCGAACTGGTCTACCGCTTCGCCTTTCCCCTGCCCCTCCGGGACAAGCCCTACGATCTCGAGGAAGTGCTGGCGGCCGTCGGCTCGGTCCATGCGGCGATCGAGATCGCCGACACGCGCTACAAGGTGTGGAAGTCGGTGGACCAGTTCAGCCAGATCGCGGACCAGACCAGCCACGGCGTCCTCGTCGTCGGCACCGGCACGACCGACTGGCGCGGCATCGAGCCGGTCAACGAACCGGTCACGCTGTGGGTCGACGACCGGCGGGAGTTCGAGACGATCGGCGGCAACTCGGCGGGAGACCCCCGGCGCATGCTGCTGTGGCTCGCCAATGTCGGTTCGCGCGGCCGGGGCGGCATCAAGGCCGGAGACCAGGTGACCTCCGGCTCGACCTGCGGGACCATCTTTGTGAAGGCACCCTGCCGGCTGACCGCGGAGTTTCCCGGAGTGGGCAAGGCCGTACTCGATATCGTCTAA
- a CDS encoding sugar kinase, whose translation MVRVACIGECMIELSERADGTLSRSFGGDTLNTALYMARLGVEVDYVTALGDDGWSEEMVTAWTGEGIGTGRVVRMAGRLPGLYVIQTDPKGERRFQYWRDRAAARDLFDQPDTPALVEALARDYGLLYLSGITLSLYGEAGRQRLFEAIDRARAGGARLAFDTNFRPRGWPEPEVARRAYRQTLDRSDIVLASTEDLDLLYGGRGEETLMEGGRPKELALKLARPSCRVMRDGTDSVVDAAPVENVLDTTAAGDSFAAAYLAARLKGADPEAAARAGHRLAGVVVQHRGAIIPRAAMPATVFET comes from the coding sequence ATGGTTCGGGTCGCCTGCATCGGCGAATGCATGATCGAGTTGTCGGAGCGTGCCGACGGAACCCTGTCGCGCAGCTTCGGTGGCGACACCCTCAACACCGCCCTCTACATGGCCCGCCTCGGCGTCGAGGTCGATTACGTCACCGCGCTGGGCGATGACGGGTGGAGCGAGGAGATGGTCACGGCCTGGACCGGGGAGGGTATCGGGACCGGCCGGGTGGTCCGCATGGCGGGCCGTCTTCCGGGGCTCTACGTCATCCAAACCGACCCGAAGGGCGAGCGGCGTTTCCAGTACTGGCGCGACCGCGCGGCGGCACGCGACCTGTTCGACCAGCCGGACACCCCGGCCTTGGTCGAGGCGCTGGCCCGCGACTACGGGCTCCTCTATCTCTCCGGCATCACCCTTTCACTCTATGGCGAGGCCGGGCGCCAGCGCCTGTTCGAGGCGATCGACCGCGCCCGCGCCGGCGGCGCCCGTCTCGCCTTCGACACCAATTTCCGGCCCCGCGGCTGGCCCGAGCCCGAGGTGGCGCGCCGGGCCTATCGCCAGACCCTGGATCGCTCCGACATCGTGCTGGCGTCGACCGAGGATCTCGACCTGCTGTATGGCGGCCGCGGCGAGGAAACCCTGATGGAAGGCGGCAGGCCGAAGGAACTGGCACTCAAGCTGGCCCGCCCCTCCTGCCGGGTGATGAGGGACGGAACCGACAGCGTGGTCGACGCGGCCCCGGTGGAGAATGTCCTGGACACCACCGCGGCCGGCGACAGCTTCGCCGCCGCCTATCTGGCGGCCCGGCTGAAGGGCGCCGATCCCGAGGCGGCGGCACGGGCCGGCCACAGGCTGGCCGGCGTGGTCGTCCAGCACCGCGGCGCCATCATCCCACGGGCGGCGATGCCCGCGACCGTGTTCGAAACCTGA
- a CDS encoding LacI family DNA-binding transcriptional regulator, whose amino-acid sequence MPDIHEAASRGRITLLDVARHAGVSRSTVSLVLRESPLVADDTRRLVRASMDALGYVYNRGAANMRASRTKTVGLVVCEITNPFFAELTAGVDHVLDAAGLAPFLANTNEQVERQDRFLLRMREQNVDGVIICPAAGSTADLLERMRQWGMPCIQALRHVSSRTGDYAGSDYELGMELVTEHLIRLGHGRIAFIGGDRAHSALTARRAGFATAMRRHGLAPDLILKTPLTRRAGAEAIGDLLARRDPPTAAVCFNDIVAFGVMLGLSDRGKLAGRDFAVTGFDDVQEAALSRPGLTTVATQPFQIGEEAARLLLRRIADPNGPPERVILPTRLIVRETCGAARRPERRGPVS is encoded by the coding sequence ATGCCGGATATCCATGAAGCCGCGAGCCGGGGCCGCATCACCCTGCTGGACGTCGCCCGCCATGCCGGCGTGTCCCGCTCGACCGTCTCGCTGGTGCTGCGGGAGAGCCCGCTGGTCGCCGACGACACCAGGCGGCTGGTCCGCGCGTCGATGGATGCACTGGGCTACGTCTACAACCGGGGCGCCGCCAACATGCGGGCGTCGCGCACCAAGACCGTCGGCCTGGTCGTCTGCGAGATCACCAATCCCTTCTTCGCCGAGCTCACCGCCGGGGTGGACCATGTCCTCGACGCCGCCGGCCTCGCGCCTTTCCTCGCCAACACGAACGAACAGGTCGAGCGCCAGGACCGTTTCCTTCTGCGCATGCGCGAGCAGAACGTCGACGGGGTGATCATCTGCCCCGCCGCGGGCAGCACGGCGGACCTGCTGGAGCGGATGCGCCAGTGGGGCATGCCGTGCATCCAGGCGCTCCGCCACGTCTCCTCCCGGACGGGCGATTACGCCGGCTCGGACTACGAGTTGGGCATGGAGCTGGTCACCGAGCACCTGATCCGGCTGGGCCACGGCCGCATCGCCTTCATCGGCGGCGACCGGGCGCACTCCGCGCTCACGGCGCGGCGGGCAGGCTTCGCCACGGCGATGCGCCGCCACGGCTTGGCACCCGACCTGATCCTGAAGACTCCGCTGACCCGGCGCGCCGGGGCCGAGGCGATCGGCGACCTGCTGGCACGGCGGGACCCGCCGACCGCGGCCGTCTGCTTCAACGACATCGTGGCGTTCGGCGTGATGCTGGGGTTGTCCGACCGGGGAAAGCTGGCCGGCCGGGATTTCGCAGTGACCGGGTTCGACGACGTCCAGGAGGCGGCGCTGAGCCGGCCCGGCCTGACGACGGTGGCGACCCAGCCATTCCAGATCGGGGAGGAGGCGGCGCGGCTGCTGCTCCGCCGCATCGCCGACCCCAACGGCCCGCCGGAGCGGGTCATCCTGCCGACCCGGCTGATCGTGCGGGAGACTTGCGGCGCGGCTCGCCGCCCCGAGCGGCGTGGCCCGGTAAGCTGA